TGTCATTTTATCAATGACTAAATCATTATTCAAATCACAAAAATGTGACTTAATGATACTTTAGTCAAAATGACTAAGACTAGAATAAATCTAAAAAAGTGTGCCAAAATGAACACTGAAGCAGATCTGTCCTGGGGAGGGGCTGGGCGTGTGGGGGCTGAGGATGTTCCAGTAGTGGCTTTGGAAgttgagagcagagagagcgaacCCGGCGAGGTGACCGtttctctccctgtgtctgtcaCTATCCAGGGGTGGGGGCAGGCTCATGCAATTCCTCAGGGAACCATCACTGCAAAAAGAAAAACACACAAGGCCATTAGACTTTATTTATACTGTATGACAGACATACAAATCTACAAGTAGACTCCATCCATCCATAATATAACCTAGTAGTAATAATTCCATGTCTCTCACCTGGTTATGTCTGCTGGTGCTCCTCTCCAGACCTGTCTGTACACGCTACCAGCCACATCCCCAGCCACCCCAGCTAGCCAACTTATGTCTGCAGGCAGCTCTGGGATCCACTCCACAAACCTGGAGCACAGGAGAGGGACAACACAGAGAGTCattgtgatgagtcaaaagagattagtgcaaaatgggtcaatgcagatattccaggtagctattggttaactattttaactaactatttagtagtcttatagtttaggggtagaagctgttcagggtgctgttggttccagacttggtgcatcggtaccgcttgccatgcaggtGCAGAGAGAATGGTCTATGACTTCGGTGGCTGgagaccttcctctgacaccgcctggtatagaggtcctggatggcagggagctcggccccaatgatgtactgggccgtacgcactaccctttgtactttataaggatctgagggcccaagacaaatcttttcagccttctgagggggaagaggcattgttgtgtcttcttcatgactgtgttggtgtgatgtggaccatgataattccttagtgatctggacaccgaggaacttgaagctcttgacctgctccactacagccctgttgatgtcgatgggggcgtgctcgggggcgtgctcggccctccatttcctgtagtccacgatcagcgtATTTGTCTTTtcgacgttgagggagaggttgttgtcctggcaccacactgccagatctctgacctaaTCCTTATAGGTTGTCTAatcgtcatcggtgatcaggcctaccaccgtcgtatCGTCAGCaaacgacggtggtaggcctgcaaacgtaatgatggtgttgaagtcgtgcGCTGCCAGTCGTggatgaacagagagtacaggaggggactaagcatgcacgtgttgagggtcagtgaggcagatgtgttgttgcctaccctcaccacctggggattGCCCGacgggaagtccaggatccagttgcagagggaggtgtttaatcccagggtccttagcttagtgatgagcttggagggaactatggtgttggacgctgagctgtagtcaatgaacagcattctcacgtaggtgttccttttgtccaggtgggaaagggcagtgtggagtgcaatagagattgcataatctgtagatcttttggggcggtatgcgaattggagtgggtccagggtgtctgggatgatggtgtttatgtgagccatgactttcaaagcatttcatggctacagatgtgagtgctacggggcgatagtcattaagacaggttaccttggcgttcttgggtacagggacatttacatttacatttacatttatttagcagacgctcttatccagagcgacttacaggagcaattagggttaagtgccttgctcaagggcacatcgacagatttttcacctagtcggctcggggattagaaccagcgacctttcggttactggcacaacgctcttaaccactaagctacctgctatggtggtctgcttgaaacatgtaggcattacagactgggtcagggagaggttgaaaatgacacttgccagctggtcagcacatgctctgagtacgtgtcctGTTAATCCGTCTGTCCTTGCGGCCTTGTGAaagttaacctgtttaaaggtcttactcacatcggcaacGGAGAGCGTGGTCACACAttagtccggaacagctggtactctcatgcatggttcagtgttgctagtctcgaagcgagcatagaaggtatttagcttgtctgataggctcgcgtcactggacagcttgcggctgggtttccctttgtaatccgtgatagtttgcaagccctgccacatccaacgagtgtcagagccggtgtagtaggattcgattttggtcctgtattgacactttgcctgtttgatggtttgtcggagggcgtagggggatttcttataagcgtccagattagtgtcctgctccttgaaagtggcagctctagcctttagatcagtgcagatgttgcctattatccatggcttctggttgggatatgggGTACGTATGtacgtacgtacggtcactgtggggacggcaTTGTCGatacacttattaatgaagctggtgactgatgtggtaaactcctcaatgccatcggatgaatcccggaacatattccagtctgtgctagcgaaacagtcctgtagctagCATCCGCTTCgtcggaccacttccatatttAGTGCGCCACTGGTACTtcttgtttgagtttttgcttgtaagcaggaatcaggaggatatagttatggtcagatttgccaaatggagaaaAGGGAGAACTTTGTATGCatctttgtgtgtggagtaaaggtgatctagagttttttggcctctagttgcacagttgacatgctggtagaaatgaggtaaaacctatttcagttttcctgcattaacgTCACCGGACACTAGGCGCCGCCTCTTAGTGAGCATTTTCATtcgtttgcttatggccctatacagctcgttgagtgcagtcttagtgccagcatcggtaaatagtatggtctacagtttatcatgaggtattctaactctggcgagcagaacctcgagactttcttaatattagagatcgcgcaccagctgttgttaacaaagagacacaaatCCCCTCCCCTGAGCTTCTCCGACGCCACCGTTCTGTCCAGCTAAATTTATATTTACCATGTCCTTGTTTGGCCACAACTCTGAGAAatataggatattacagttcttcagatcacgttgataggatagtctcgaatggagctcattcagtttattttccagtgatagcatgttcgccaatagaacggagggtagaggcgaTTTATCCACTCTCCGACGTAGTCTCGTCAGGTATCCCGCATGCCGGCCTCTATAGCGCCGTATTGTCCTTCATCGAGTGTCGGGGATTTGGACCTGGTCCGGGATAATCAATATGTCTTTCGcctccgactcattgaagtagaagtactcgtccaaatcgaggttagtgatagcAGTTCTGATGTCAAAAGCTATTTTCTGTCATAGGAAACAATGGCGGAAACATGATGTACCAAAAAAGTAGCGTTCAGTGCAACAagtacacaaaatagcacaattggtcaggagcctgtaAAATGGCGGCTATTCCCTCCAGCACTATTCTTTACTAATCCAAACCTGTTTGCATTCCTAGTTCGTTTGCATTCACAGTGTTATTTGGTTGCTGTGGTGGGCTAATGACTACTTTGTTGTCAGTGGTTTCTGTCAGGGCTAGTTTGAAGGTATTGGCTACTGTATGCTAAAGGCTAGTTATGCTTAAGGCTAGTTCAGGGCTTTTTAGAAGCTGATTTGTTTGCATTACTGTTGTCATCATTTACATTTGTTGCTGTTTGAGCTACTGTGGCCACATTGAGTTCATTGAGGGCTTCTTTGTGGTAGGTAGCACTAGTGGTGTAGGATGTAGTCTTACCTCTTGCCCACTGAGTAGGCTGACACCACAGGTAGTGTGCAGGGCAGGAGCATGTAGGAGGCCACTCTGACCGGCAGCATCTCGGACACCTTAGCATACAGACCAGGCTTCTGCTGGCACGCCTCACAGAACACTACAGTCATAGACACACAATATGTTACACTTCGCACAGCCTCAGAGGACTATCAGATACACACAACAACCACACGTCACTGACAAGAGCACAGTGACAACACAATGTTATAATTAGATAACAACAGCTTCGAGCAGAAAATATTGGAAAGTCtaggtcagggatgggcaactttgatgggggtggggcccacaaaaaatctgaactcatcatgatgGGCCGCAGTGTCTCGCAGGTCTGCATACACACGTccacacccacacatgcagtcagagccagccctagccttttggggtgtGACATTTTGTTGGGGGGGCCCCCCACCTTGCAAGCAAAACATTAAAGCAGCCCCCATCTTGAAAGTGGATAATTTTTTTTGCAGTTTAAAGgttaatttcctgtaattctatacattttgccatggggcgtagagaacattttgcagtttttaatatgatatctgagagactaacaaaatcaatgggggtccCCGATTGGTAATTCGATCATGATCACGATTACTGCAATTTTAGATAAATGGCTaaactggggcggcaggtagcttagtgggtaagagcattgtgccagtaaccgaaaggttgctggttctaatccccgagccgactaggtgaaaaatctgtcgatgtgcccttaagcaaggcacttaaccctaattgctcctgtaagtcgctctggataagagcgtctgctaaatgactaaaatgtaccaATCCCCCAAAAcattgctgacatgggctaattgagtgattgTCAGTAGTTAAGTTTCCATCAAATTTGCGACAGATTtggtgtgaatattctaaaatctgcataaaacaatatgcgcatcaAACAGACtttttgcggataaaaggctggtGGTGATGACAAAGGCTGGTGGTGATGACAAgttctctgtcgtagccggctgcgaccgggagacccatggggcggcgcacaattagctagcgtcgtccagggtaggggagggaatggccagcagggatgtagctcagttggtagagcatggcgtttgcaacgccagggttgtgggttcgattcccacggggggccagtatgaaaatgtatgcactcacttaactgtaagtcgctctggataagagcgtctgctaaatgactaaaatgtaaatgtaaattaaatgGGTttacatcacattttcaactctactgatggttttgttacATGAACTGTTGCGTTATATAGccaatgtgcccactctggtcttggcacatgcgcttcagccaacagctcacagatacagtgcgggtaggctacctacattaCAAGATTATTATTGATGagcgatattatttgtatttgtcaaacgacagccaagcatcgatcatcctgtcaccagaataagaccctttaTTGGAAAGGAGTATCAAGCTCATtcaccttgcacattcaccaCGCTGTGAAGTTaatcataatttatttcatctgcagcctaataaactgcctgcctcccgagtcatagtgggaggaccacacaacatacagtatcattgcgtgactccaagtttacttcaatatgatggttaatatatacatatttgcGCATTAAgacgtttccaccaccatttctcgcataattaattttacagacacaaaaagatcccaccatgtcggcatttataaaattgtaccggcatttcatgtttccatcagcCTTGTCGTGACTTTTTTTTTCACGTGTCAGGTAATTCAtccgcatgaaatggttggatagaaacctggttagtgactgacataagagaaaaactgctgatgcacaaccaaattttgaAAATGCACCTTTTGTATTCTACTATACTAACTCTTGAGAGTAAGTCGAGACCCCGActtgtgtgtgttatatatatatatatatatatatatacagctctggaaaaattaagagaccactgcacatttttcttaaatcagcatctctacatgtatgacagccattccattccagtgtctgttgaattccaacacaggcacacctcattctactgaattaggtactgattaggtgattacctgaaccaaatcttatttaacgaggaaaagtataaaaaccactgctgtggtcatcactatcctcttgcaataggaccagctggatggcagaaacagtgctaatagtacctcaaaagtaatattaatcaaaaaataactattgaccatgccaaaagagttgaaaaagaaagttttgagtgaggaaaagaagggttcaattctggctttactagcagagggatacagtgagcgtcaggttgcttccatccttaacatttcaaagacggtggttcataagaacaaggtcaagcagcagacattggggacaacaaagctacagaccggcagaggccGAAAACGACTCTTGTGtagaccgggatgaccgccaactcattcgaatgtcactcaacagtcgtaggatgacatcaagtgacctacaaaaagaatggcaaacggcagttggggtgaagtgcacggcgaggacggttcgaaacaggctcctaggggcagggctgaagtcgtgcaaagctagaaaaaagcccttcatcaatgagatgcaaagaagagccaggctgaggtttgcagaagaccataaggattggacagtagaggactggagtaaggtcatcttctctgatgagtccaattttcagctttgcccaacacctggtcgtctaatggttagacggagacctggagaggcctacatgccacagtgtctcgcacccactgtgaaatttggtggaggatcggtgatgatctgggggtgcttcagcaagactggaatcgggcagatttgtctatgtgaaggacgcatgaatcaagccacgtacaaggttgtcctggaagaaaacttgcttccttttgctctgacattgttccccaactctgaggattggtttttccagcaggacaatgtgccatgccacacagccaggtcaatcaaggtgtggatggaggaccaccagatcaagaccctgtcatggccagcccaatctccagacctgaaccccattgaacatttctggaatgtgatcaagaggaagctggatggtcacaagccatcaaacaaagtcacccaacatcaatgtgaaaggctggtggagagcatgccaagacgcatgaaagctgtgattgaaatcagggttattccaccaaatattgatttctgaactcttcctaagttaaaacatttagtattgtgttgtttaaaaatgaacatgaacttattttctttgcattattcgaggtctgacaacaccgcatattttttgttattttgaccagttgtcattttctgcaaataaatgctctagttgacaatatttttatttggaatttgggagaaatgttgtcagtagtttactattttctacattgtagaataatagtgacgacatcaaaactatgaaataacacatatggaatcacgtagtaaccaagtgtgttaaaaaaatcaaaatatatttgatattcttcaaagtagccaccctttgccttgatgacagctttgcacaccactcttggcattctctcaaccagcttcatgaggaatgctttttcaacagtcttgaaggagttcccacatatgctgagcacttgttggctgcttttccttcactctgcggtccaactcatcccaaaccatctcaattgggttgagatcaggtgattgtggaggccaggtcatctgatgcagcactccatcactctcattggtcaaatagcccttacacagcctggaggtgtgttttgggtcattgtcctgttgaaaaacaaatgatagtcccaataagtgcaaaccagatgggatggtgtattgttgcagaatgctgtggtagccatgttggttaagtgtgccttgaattcgaaataaatcactgacagtgtcaccagcatagCACCTCCagaccatcacacctcctcctccatgcttcatggtgggaaccacacatgcagagatcaacagttcacctactctgcgtctcacaaagacacagcggttggaaccaaaaatctcacatttggactcatcagaccaaagaacaaatttccaccggtctaatgtccattgctcgtgtttcttggcccaagaaagtctcttcttcttattagtgtcctttagtagtggtttctttgcagcaattcgaccatgaaggcctgattcacagtctcctctgaacagttgatgttgagatgtgaaattccacaaattaacttttttaacaaggcacacctgttaattgaaatgcattccaggtgactacctcatgaagctggttgagagaatgccaagactgtgcaaagctgtctttttttttttttttttttttttagtcatttagcagacgctcttatccagagcgacttacagttagtgattgcatacattttcatactggcccccatgggaaacgaacccacaaccctagcgttgcaagcgccatgctctaccaactgactgtcatcaatgcaaagggtggctactttgaagaatctcaaatataaaatatagtttgatttgtttaacacttttctttggttactacatgtgtttgatgtcttcactattattctacaatgtagaaaacagtaaaaaataaagaaaaacccttgaatgagtaggtgtgtccaaacttttgactggtactgtatatacacaaaaaaaataggAAATTGATTCGCAGGCCTACAAAAGGGGCGCGGGacaccagttgcccatccctggtctaggtTGACCTCCTATCTACCTTTCTTGATTTCGGTAGGCAGGTTGTCAACAGTCTGCTCATCCAACCACCAGTGTTGCTTTCTCAGGAGGCTGACTCGCCAGAACATCCAGTTCTTAGTGGTTTCCATGGCGATGGGTTTGCAGCAGCAGGTGGCTTCTGATGGGTTGGGGCCGGCTGTCGGACACTCCAGCTTCAGCAGATCTGACAtcataaacaatacattaatattCTTTGTAATACagcatagacgggttggttgtttcgcaacaaaaccgacgcgtggcaactatggggcaaaacagacggggttggcttagattgttgacaacatgtaaactatattttgtctcaatgtttattgaaaccataaatacatttgtacaatgagcatttgttgtctctcaaatacattgttacagttgttggttagctagctagccatattagcattgacatgaaatcagtcaaaacacctcaaaacaagacatggtatcaagataaaacgagctgaaacgagccacctacgattcgcTCAGAATCATAATAAAGCACGGCTTCCCACACCATGGATGTGCGTGCATTTTCGTGATGTTGTCAGCCAACCCGTCTATACAAATATTACACCATAAATAAGTGTTGGTTTACCATAATGTAAATGGAAATAAGTACTGGTTTATTCCATACTTCCTGTTGAACCCTATACAATTGACATTATTGATGCTCACTGCATTTATGTCACAGTAGCTTATGATCTTAGCACAGCCCACTATTACTGTCAAAGGCAACATAGTAATACTCACGGTTCTCCTCAAGAAAGCGAAGGGCGTCCTTGTAGCCACTCTCACATATCTCTGCCATGACCTGTCAAAGAAAACACTTAGATATTGAGGTAGGGGATCATATGAAAGAGGTATATTGAATTAATATACTGCTCCTATATAAGAGAGACGATACCCATAAGACAGAGACTTTGTTAATCATATAACAACAGATATATAACCATACAAGATACAGGTCATGATCCCATTCATCATGTCATTTGTTATAACTGTCACTATATCATTGACTGATTAGCAATCATGTTATTGCTGATAATTAACTATGACATAAGCAGTTGTTTTTAACCACATAAAACTGAGGGAAAttctggcctcccgagtggcgcagtggtctaagacactgcatcgcagtgctagaggcgtcactacagttCGTTCCCATGaggtggcacacaattggcctagcgtcgtccaggttagggagggtttggctggccgggatatccttgtcccatcgcgctctagcgactccttgtggcgggctgggcgcatgcacgctgacttcggtcgccaggtctacggtgtttcctccgaacacattggtgcggctggcttctgggttaagcgagcagtgtgtcaagaagcagtgcggcttggcagggtcgtgcttcggaggacgcatggctctcgacctttgcctctcctgagtccgtacgggagttgcagcaatgggacaagactgtaactaccaattggatatcccTAAATTGGgtagaaaaaggggtaaaaactGTTGACCCATTGGGGCGGGTCAACACTACTCTTCCCCAAGTATAGTTCTCAAATAAAGAGTTCCCATCACATCCAGGCCCACGGGCCGAGGGTGATGGTTCAGAATGTTCCCATGCAAAACAATCAACCTCTCAAGGGCGTCCTTGTCCAGCCACCAGGCCTGGCAGGGCCCACGTCCCTTCCACGGGACAGGTTGCCACATGCAGAGTTGCCCCAGTGGGGTGACTGCCACAGGGCTCCCCGGACCCCCAGTGGACAGGTGGGTTCCCTTGCTCCTCACAGAGAGCAATGGCATGCATGTGCAGTCTCCCCTTGGGTCCTACGCACCGTAGACCAGGGGTACAGACTACAATTCGCAGGGGTCCCCCCGCGTTTCATGGGAATAGTGAAGTCCACTGCACAGGAGGAAGCAGCCAAAGTCCTCAGAGACGAGATACAGTCTCTGTTGGCCAAGGGAGCCGTATGCGTGGTGCTGAGGGAGGAAGCTCACCAGGGCTTATTCAGACGTTATTTCTTggtcccccccaaaaaaggagATCCTGGATTTACAGCACCTCAACAAGCATCTGAAAGTCTACAAATTTTGAATGATAACGTATCGCATGCTGTTAGATTTGATTCGGCTTAACGAGTGGTTCACCACAGTAGACCTCAAGGATGCTTGTCCTGCACACAGGAGATTTCTAAGTTTCGCCTTCGATCGGCCCTTCGAGGGCATAGCCTACGAATATCTCACCTTACCATTCGGTCTGTCCCTTGCCCCACGGACATTCACGAAGTGTGTCGAAGCCGCCCTAGCCCCCCTACGGGAGAGCGGCTTAAGAGTCCTGACGTACCATCGACGACTGGTTGATCTGACTGGTTGATCTACGCGGACACTTGGGCTCGGGCAGCGGAGCACACAGCCCGCTGTTGTATACCTGCTCGCTCTAGACTTCAGGATAAATCGTGCCAAAAGCTCGCTCTTACCAACCCAGCAGAAAGTATTTTTGGGATTGTCTCTGGACTCTGTAGCCTGTTGAGCAGCCCTCACCATGGAGACAAGAGACATCTTTTCGCCACTGCCTCTCAGTGTTTTGCCCAACAACATCAGTCACGTAATGGATGTGTCTGAGGCTTCTTGGGCTCATGGCCTCCATGATTGTGGCAGTTCCGCTTGGTCTCCTCCTCATGAGAGACTTCCAGCATTGGGTGACCTCACTCCACTCCGCTTGGACCCGTCTCTCCACCGGCACAGGCACGTGCTTCTCTCTGCAAAGTGTCTATCGGCACTTCAATGCTGGAAAGACCCATCCCTCTTGACGCAGGGCTGCCCTACTGGGAGAGTCGTCATGCGCAAAGTAGTGACAACGGATGCATCACTACAGGGATGGGGGCAGTCCACGAAGGGCATATGGTGAACGGCGTATGGTCAGACTCTATGAGTACAGCCCATATCAACGTTTTCGTACAGAAAATGGTCTATCCCTCATTGTGATAGCTCCGCATTACCCGGGAAGCCATGGCTGGCGGAGATTGTACCTCTCCTGTACGCGTAACCATGGCGCCTCCCACAGCGCAGGGATCTGCTATCCCAAGAGCAGAGTGAAATATTCCACCCTCATCCTGAGCTGATGGATCTCTGGGCTGGCCCGTGAGAGGTCCAACTTAGCCTTGGCGGGCTTGCCTCCGAACGTGGTTGCCACAATTTAGAGCGCCACAGCCCCTTCTACAAGAGATCTTTACGACCTGAAGTGGAGGGTATTCGAGAGGTTGGGTTAGAGACGAGAGTTGGTCTCCTTTCAGTGTTCCATCCCTGCCGTTCTCTCCTTCCTACAGGAATTGTTTGACAAGGGCAAGGCATTTTCCACCATTCAGATCTACTTGGCGGCGATCTCAGCCTGTCATTTAGGACTAGGTGAGATGACGATCGGGGCTCACTCCCTGGTTCATTGTTTTATGAAGGGAGCGCGCTGTCTCCATCTGGTCTCCAAGCCACTTGCATTGTTCTGGATGCACTTACAGGCAATCACTCTGAACCCCTGGAGACAGTGGATCTTAAGACTCTCTTATGAGACGGCCCTGTTGCTCGCCACGGCCAAGCGCGTTAGCGACCTTCATGCGCTCCCGGTTCATCCTTTATGCACTCAATTTGCCCCTAACTACTCCAAGGTTAGGAATGAACGCCGCATTCATTCCTAAGGTCATTTCCATGAGTCAAGCCACTGACCTCTTCCCCTTCCACCGTCCACCGTTCTCTTCTCCAGAGCAGCGGTGCCTTAACATGTTGTGTCCGGTGCACGCACtgcacatctacatagacaggaCTAGGTCATTCCGGAGTTGTGACCAACTGTTTGTTTGCTTCACCAACCCTGCTCGGGGTAGGGCTTTGCCCAAACAACACCTCTCCCATTGGGTAGTGGAGGCTATCACCAAGGTGTGCAGTTGTCTCCCCTGGGTGTCCGGGCACATTCCACTAGAGGAATTGCCACATCATGGGCACTGTTCAGAGGCATCTCCGTCTTGGAGATTTGTGCAGCGGCTAGTTGGGCTTCCCCTCACACCTTTGTGAGGTTCTATCGCCTGGACGTTACTGCACCCTCCCTGGCACACAGTCCTTGGTGCTGGAGCTGAGTAGGATGGATCAGGTACATTACCATGTACCACAACAGGCTTCTCAGGAAACAGACTATTGGCAATCGGGCGTTTTGCAAGTGTCCCATAGTGAGATGTCGAAACGAGTCGACTGAAAGAAAACTTTGGGTTACGGTATGTAACCCCAGTTCTCTGTAGGAGATGAGGGAGACATCTCACCAGATTGCCCCTCTTGCACGACTCGTGTAAGAGGTAGTTCTTATAATGAGGAAACCAGAGCAGTGCAGGGTGTTATATAGACGCGTACACCAACAAAGCTCTGATTGGCCTGTTAGGCGTTATTTGAATAAGGTTTCAACCAATGACCCGCAGAAGAGGGTGTGTCCCATAGTGAGATGTCTCCCTCATCTCCTTCAGAGAACCGGGGTTACATACCGTAACCCaaacatttcataacacattcataaccataCATAAGGCATTTACAAGTAGTCATAAACAACCCATCTAATGAATGGGACTAAGGAGCATCCTGATCCTCCATCCTACCTTTGGCAACAGGGCctacataacacattcataacccataAATAACACATTGGTAAGCAGTCATAGCGGGAGTCCTACGCTCTTTGAAAAAAGGATTGCAAAGGGTTTTCCGGCTtccccatatgagaaccctttttggttccagctctctgtgGAAAtgcttctacatggaacccaaaagggttctacttggaaccaaaaatggatCTTCAAAGAGTCCTATGgtgacagccgaagaaccatttaaggttctagatagaaaaaaaggtgctaagtgTGT
Above is a window of Coregonus clupeaformis isolate EN_2021a unplaced genomic scaffold, ASM2061545v1 scaf0009, whole genome shotgun sequence DNA encoding:
- the LOC121575707 gene encoding patatin-like phospholipase domain-containing protein 2 codes for the protein MFDLTKEWNLSFAGCGFLGIYHIGVASCLSEQAPYLIKGATKIYGASAGSLSASMLASQASIARCCEDVIETVKEARKRNLGPLHPSFNPLKSIRSGLERDLPADAHTLASGRLCVSLTRVSDGQNVIVSEFKSKEELIQAILCSCFIPIYCGLIPPSFQGVRYVDGGISDNLPQSVLKNTISISPFSGESDICPRDTSFNFHELRLNNTSIRLNLGNMYRLSKALFPPELKVMAEICESGYKDALRFLEENHLLKLECPTAGPNPSEATCCCKPIAMETTKNWMFWRVSLLRKQHWWLDEQTVDNLPTEIKKVFCEACQQKPGLYAKVSEMLPVRVASYMLLPCTLPVVSAYSVGKRFVEWIPELPADISWLAGVAGDVAGSVYRQVWRGAPADITSDGSLRNCMSLPPPLDSDRHRERNGHLAGFALSALNFQSHYWNILSPHTPSPSPGQICFSVHFGTLF